A single window of Chitinophaga sp. XS-30 DNA harbors:
- a CDS encoding glycosyltransferase family 39 protein: MIRFFTKDQYKNLVWTAWAVLAILQAAFTELLDDEAYYWVYSGHLDWGYFDHPPMIALLIKAGYALFHNELGIRLGMIVMNVLTLVLVDKMIPQKNNRVLYLILAGMGAMQLGGMLAVPDIPLIFFATLYFYIYRNFLESQSWKNTFLLGLSMALMFYSKYHGILLVFFTLIANIHLLRAYRYYIAVIITTILFFPHLYWQYAHDFPSLQYHLVERNASSYDISYTLDYVLGQVLLFGPLIGWLLLYYAFRSQVQSNNFERALKYSLIGVLVFFLFSTFKGRVEANWTVMVFAPLLILAHQTIVRQGLSRRILKITLWPSLILVLIARVYLVWDFMPGVEVRPEIHHNREWTAAVAAKAAGRPVVFLNSYQAPSKYLYYAGGVSYSLNSVFSRRSQYNYWQTEEELWGKEVLLVSNHPGSFTYTDSLTRPQGKLYLKTYSPYYSYSLIQFVPAETEFHAAPGETLPLTFGVRNGYASPVKLNDARVGYILRKGEDWSSVVEGDLLLSDALLRDSVQLQVKAPQEKGKYTLKIGVTAMPELDPTHNSQGLKLVVE, encoded by the coding sequence ATGATCCGCTTTTTTACCAAAGACCAGTATAAGAATCTTGTATGGACAGCCTGGGCCGTCCTGGCCATCCTGCAGGCTGCCTTTACGGAGCTGCTGGACGATGAGGCGTATTACTGGGTTTATTCCGGTCACCTCGACTGGGGGTATTTCGATCATCCGCCCATGATCGCGCTGCTGATCAAGGCGGGGTATGCGCTTTTCCATAATGAATTGGGCATCCGCCTGGGCATGATCGTGATGAATGTGCTTACCCTGGTACTGGTAGATAAAATGATCCCGCAAAAGAACAACCGGGTGCTCTACCTGATCCTCGCCGGCATGGGGGCCATGCAGCTCGGCGGGATGCTGGCCGTACCGGATATTCCCCTGATCTTCTTTGCCACCCTCTATTTTTATATCTACCGCAACTTCCTGGAATCCCAGAGCTGGAAGAACACCTTTCTGCTGGGGCTCAGCATGGCGCTGATGTTTTACAGCAAATACCATGGCATATTGCTGGTGTTCTTTACACTGATCGCCAATATCCACCTGCTGAGGGCTTACCGCTATTATATTGCCGTGATCATTACCACGATACTGTTCTTCCCTCACCTCTACTGGCAATATGCGCATGACTTTCCCTCCCTGCAGTACCATCTTGTGGAAAGGAACGCTTCTTCTTACGATATCAGCTACACGCTGGATTATGTGCTGGGGCAGGTATTGCTGTTCGGCCCGCTGATCGGCTGGCTGTTGTTGTATTACGCTTTCCGTTCCCAGGTGCAGAGCAATAATTTTGAAAGAGCGTTGAAGTACAGCCTGATCGGCGTACTGGTGTTCTTCCTCTTCAGCACATTCAAAGGCCGCGTGGAGGCTAACTGGACGGTGATGGTGTTTGCGCCGCTGCTGATCCTGGCACACCAGACCATCGTGCGGCAAGGGCTTTCAAGGAGAATATTGAAGATCACCTTATGGCCTTCGCTGATACTCGTGCTGATCGCACGGGTGTACCTGGTGTGGGATTTTATGCCGGGTGTGGAAGTTCGGCCGGAGATCCATCATAACCGGGAGTGGACGGCGGCAGTGGCAGCCAAAGCAGCGGGCCGGCCGGTGGTGTTCCTGAACAGTTACCAGGCCCCTTCCAAATACCTGTATTATGCCGGAGGAGTTTCGTATAGCCTGAACAGTGTGTTTTCCCGCCGCAGTCAATATAACTACTGGCAGACGGAAGAGGAGTTGTGGGGAAAGGAGGTATTGCTGGTCTCCAACCACCCGGGTTCTTTTACTTATACAGACAGCCTTACCCGGCCCCAGGGGAAACTTTATCTCAAAACGTATTCGCCCTATTACTCCTACTCCCTGATACAGTTCGTACCGGCGGAAACGGAATTTCACGCCGCTCCGGGAGAAACGCTTCCATTGACCTTCGGGGTCAGGAACGGGTATGCTTCCCCCGTGAAGCTGAACGATGCGCGCGTTGGATACATCCTGCGAAAGGGAGAGGACTGGAGCTCCGTTGTGGAAGGCGATCTGTTGCTGTCCGACGCATTGCTGCGGGATAGCGTGCAGTTACAGGTAAAGGCGCCGCAGGAAAAAGGGAAATACACGCTGAAAATAGGCGTAACGGCCATGCCGGAGCTGGACCCGACCCACAACAGCCAGGGTTTGAAGCTGGTGGTGGAGTGA
- a CDS encoding FecR family protein — protein sequence MEDKKRIKALFDRYRKGTATAEEKQAIANWLAQLDVPEKPLPDELVERFAVRSLQQLRRKLEPPAAVTKVRSLRYWLSGAAAACLLGALSVFLIRHNGQKHLASITGQPALASLHNTPERSRLHLADGTDIDLEAVADSTVILDESTRIYIHDREVRYESRGATASIAEHTLLTAPGQRYRVVLPDSTRIWINAASAVTYPVRFREDLRMARMSGEAYFEVSRAANWPFVVKTANEHMMVRVLGTSFNISAWQDSDTLQATLVSGSVALKTGKTSGWQLLKPSQKAIYSTRDHQLQVLAVNTDRETDWVYERLVFRRTPMKEVLEKLSRFYNVSFEMRNKAIYQYTFTGTFEDKPLKKVLDYMQLSSNIRYSTLTKGKKTIVELK from the coding sequence ATGGAGGACAAAAAAAGAATAAAGGCCCTTTTCGACAGGTATCGGAAAGGCACTGCCACAGCAGAGGAAAAACAGGCAATTGCCAACTGGCTGGCACAATTGGATGTGCCGGAAAAACCCTTGCCGGATGAGCTGGTGGAGCGCTTCGCAGTCCGATCGCTGCAGCAGCTCCGCCGGAAGCTGGAACCGCCCGCTGCGGTAACGAAGGTCAGATCATTGCGTTACTGGTTATCCGGAGCAGCCGCTGCCTGCCTGTTAGGGGCGTTGTCTGTTTTCCTGATCCGGCATAACGGGCAAAAGCATCTGGCATCCATAACCGGGCAGCCGGCACTTGCTTCACTACATAACACACCAGAACGTTCACGATTACATCTTGCGGATGGGACTGATATCGACCTGGAGGCCGTTGCTGACAGTACGGTCATACTCGATGAAAGCACGCGCATTTACATTCACGACCGTGAAGTTCGCTACGAATCCCGGGGAGCAACTGCCTCCATTGCAGAACACACGCTCCTGACCGCTCCGGGCCAACGATACCGGGTGGTGCTGCCAGACAGTACCCGTATCTGGATCAACGCCGCCAGTGCGGTCACCTACCCCGTCAGGTTCAGGGAAGACTTGCGTATGGCCAGGATGTCCGGTGAAGCATATTTTGAAGTAAGCCGGGCCGCGAACTGGCCTTTCGTTGTGAAGACGGCAAACGAGCACATGATGGTCCGTGTGCTGGGCACCAGCTTCAATATCTCCGCCTGGCAGGATAGCGATACCCTGCAGGCCACGCTTGTGTCTGGCAGTGTAGCGCTGAAAACCGGAAAAACATCCGGCTGGCAGTTGCTCAAACCTTCCCAGAAGGCCATCTATTCCACACGCGATCATCAGTTGCAGGTGCTTGCCGTGAATACAGACAGGGAAACGGATTGGGTGTACGAGCGGCTGGTATTTCGCCGGACGCCCATGAAGGAAGTACTGGAAAAATTGTCCCGCTTCTACAATGTGTCATTTGAAATGAGGAACAAAGCGATCTATCAGTACACGTTTACCGGAACGTTTGAAGACAAGCCGCTGAAAAAAGTGCTGGACTATATGCAGCTCTCATCCAACATCCGCTACAGCACCCTGACAAAGGGGAAGAAAACGATCGTAGAACTTAAATAA
- a CDS encoding RNA polymerase sigma factor, whose product MEPAQGHDLVERIRQTDYQAFEDMHQQHYATLFRMAVKKTGDEDEAFDLLQEMFMEIWEKRETLHVPNTLDAWLRNRLWFKLCGYFRTRGFREKHARLFGEFLKIGQEGIPDEQEAREINIQYEAVMELVKRTIDEMPQRMKIVFLMSRDGNNSIKDIAQELELSPKTVKNQVNQAMNRIRHAVSDTSLTPAELMFMIWLINP is encoded by the coding sequence ATGGAACCAGCACAAGGACATGACCTGGTGGAACGCATCCGTCAAACGGATTACCAGGCTTTTGAGGACATGCATCAGCAACATTACGCTACGCTCTTTCGCATGGCAGTAAAAAAAACCGGCGATGAGGATGAAGCGTTCGATCTTTTACAGGAGATGTTCATGGAGATATGGGAAAAGCGTGAAACATTGCATGTACCCAATACGCTCGATGCATGGCTTCGCAACCGGCTCTGGTTCAAATTGTGCGGGTATTTCCGCACCAGGGGCTTCCGGGAAAAGCACGCACGGCTGTTCGGGGAGTTCCTGAAGATCGGGCAGGAAGGGATCCCCGATGAACAGGAAGCCCGCGAGATCAATATACAATATGAGGCCGTGATGGAACTGGTGAAACGTACTATCGACGAAATGCCGCAGAGAATGAAGATCGTTTTTCTCATGAGCAGGGATGGAAATAATAGTATCAAAGACATTGCCCAGGAACTGGAGTTATCCCCCAAAACTGTCAAAAACCAGGTGAACCAGGCCATGAACCGCATCCGCCACGCTGTATCAGACACTTCTCTCACCCCGGCGGAACTGATGTTCATGATATGGTTAATAAATCCTTAA
- a CDS encoding LysE family translocator, whose translation MIAAIIAGLGLGMFLSVSVGPVIFAIIKYSISNGFRAGISFALGVSGSDIMFVLLGNLATSFISNLGAYTSIIGISGGILLIGMGVYGLLFKKVKITTGDEPPEMFSTRDYAKIWLGGWLMNTLNPGVIIFWLGVCVANAPTSVSHRFTMYSVCLLFVLSADILKVFVSDKIRHKLTLTNVIWLNRVAGVCMIIFGLVLLYQVMFGDGNFTH comes from the coding sequence ATGATAGCCGCCATCATAGCTGGATTAGGATTGGGAATGTTTTTATCTGTATCGGTCGGGCCCGTGATCTTTGCTATTATCAAGTATAGCATCAGCAACGGGTTCAGGGCGGGTATCAGCTTTGCGCTGGGAGTTTCCGGAAGCGATATCATGTTCGTGTTGCTGGGCAATCTCGCCACCTCCTTTATCAGCAATCTCGGGGCTTACACCAGTATTATCGGTATCAGCGGCGGTATTCTGCTGATAGGTATGGGCGTTTATGGCCTGCTGTTCAAAAAAGTAAAGATCACTACCGGCGATGAGCCCCCGGAAATGTTCAGTACCCGTGATTATGCGAAGATATGGCTGGGGGGATGGCTGATGAACACGCTCAACCCCGGTGTTATTATCTTCTGGCTGGGCGTCTGCGTAGCCAATGCGCCTACTTCCGTCAGCCACCGTTTTACCATGTACAGCGTCTGCCTGCTGTTCGTGCTGTCCGCTGATATCCTTAAAGTATTTGTGTCTGACAAGATCCGTCACAAGCTGACGCTGACGAACGTGATCTGGCTGAACCGTGTGGCGGGTGTATGCATGATCATATTCGGCCTAGTATTGCTGTACCAGGTGATGTTCGGGGATGGTAATTTTACGCATTGA
- a CDS encoding 2-oxoacid:ferredoxin oxidoreductase subunit beta encodes MSTTAIPPQPLTAKDFATDQEVRWCPGCGDYSILKQVQTIMPGLGIPRENIVIVSGIGCSSRFPYYMNTFGMHSIHGRATAIASGLKATRPELSVWIVTGDGDGLSIGGNHTIHLLRRNFDVNIMLFNNQIYGLTKGQYSPTSETNKVTKSTPFGSIDHPFNPMALAMGADATFIARSMDRDPKHLQEMLKRSHAHKGASFLEIYQNCNIFNDGAFEVFTEKSSKPEEAIFVEHGQPLVFGAQKNKGVRLDGHRPVVVNLDEGFSTSDLWIHDEQDFGKAQILTRMFDDPRIEGHLPRPFGVFYQIFRPTYDDIMLSQLQDAAAKRGPGNLDKLLAGNETWTIS; translated from the coding sequence ATGTCAACTACAGCTATCCCTCCGCAACCATTAACGGCCAAGGACTTTGCGACGGACCAGGAAGTACGCTGGTGCCCGGGTTGCGGGGACTACTCCATATTGAAACAGGTTCAGACCATCATGCCCGGGTTAGGCATACCCCGTGAGAATATTGTGATCGTTTCGGGTATCGGGTGTTCCTCCCGTTTTCCGTATTACATGAATACTTTCGGCATGCACTCGATCCACGGCCGCGCCACCGCTATCGCTTCCGGGCTTAAGGCTACCCGCCCCGAGCTGAGCGTATGGATCGTTACCGGTGACGGTGACGGGCTTTCTATCGGGGGCAATCACACCATACACCTGCTGCGCCGTAACTTTGATGTGAACATCATGCTGTTCAACAACCAGATATACGGCCTCACAAAAGGACAGTATTCACCCACATCGGAAACGAACAAGGTCACCAAAAGCACGCCCTTCGGCAGTATAGATCATCCCTTCAACCCCATGGCCCTGGCTATGGGAGCGGACGCTACCTTTATTGCCCGCAGTATGGACCGTGATCCGAAACACCTGCAGGAAATGCTCAAACGCAGCCATGCCCATAAAGGCGCTTCTTTCCTGGAGATCTATCAGAACTGCAACATCTTTAATGACGGCGCTTTTGAAGTGTTCACCGAAAAATCCAGCAAACCGGAAGAAGCTATCTTCGTTGAACATGGCCAACCGCTGGTATTCGGCGCCCAAAAGAACAAAGGCGTCCGCCTCGATGGCCACCGCCCGGTAGTGGTGAACCTGGACGAAGGCTTCAGCACCAGCGATCTCTGGATTCATGACGAACAGGACTTCGGCAAAGCCCAGATACTCACCCGCATGTTCGACGATCCCCGTATCGAAGGACACCTGCCACGGCCGTTCGGGGTATTCTACCAGATCTTCAGGCCCACATACGACGATATCATGCTCAGCCAGCTGCAGGATGCCGCCGCCAAACGCGGTCCGGGCAACCTGGATAAACTCCTGGCCGGCAATGAAACCTGGACCATAAGCTAA
- a CDS encoding inositol monophosphatase family protein: MLKSTLLKATQAGAKVLQEYFNGTFTVSHKDTINNLVTEADKKAEEAIITTIREDYPDHYILSEEIGEIKKDSSIKWIIDPIDGTVNFAHGIPICCVSIGVEQDGEMILGAVYNPLMNELFFAQKGFGATLNDKLISVSRKTDMSSACLVTGFPYNWEEAANNPLNVFERFIRQGLPVRRLGSAAIDLCWVACGRFDGFWEHHLNPWDSAAGYLIVEEAGGKVTDFNGNAYSPYQKKILATNGHIHADLLKEINSI; encoded by the coding sequence ATGCTAAAATCAACGTTACTCAAAGCTACACAAGCCGGTGCAAAAGTTTTACAGGAATATTTTAACGGTACTTTCACAGTTTCCCACAAAGATACCATCAATAACCTGGTAACCGAAGCCGATAAAAAAGCCGAAGAAGCGATCATTACCACCATCCGGGAGGATTATCCCGACCATTATATCCTCAGCGAGGAGATCGGGGAGATCAAAAAGGACTCTTCCATTAAATGGATCATCGATCCGATAGACGGCACCGTGAATTTTGCCCATGGCATTCCCATCTGCTGCGTAAGCATAGGGGTGGAGCAGGACGGGGAGATGATCCTCGGCGCGGTGTACAACCCCCTGATGAATGAATTGTTCTTTGCCCAGAAAGGTTTTGGCGCTACGTTGAACGACAAGCTCATCAGCGTTTCCCGGAAAACCGATATGTCCAGTGCCTGCCTCGTTACCGGTTTCCCCTACAATTGGGAGGAAGCCGCCAATAACCCGCTTAATGTCTTTGAGCGCTTCATCCGCCAGGGTTTGCCGGTACGCCGCCTTGGCTCAGCCGCCATCGACCTTTGCTGGGTAGCCTGCGGCCGCTTTGATGGCTTCTGGGAGCATCATCTGAACCCCTGGGATTCCGCTGCCGGTTATCTCATCGTAGAGGAAGCAGGCGGCAAAGTGACGGATTTCAACGGTAATGCCTATTCCCCATACCAGAAGAAGATCCTGGCCACCAACGGCCATATTCATGCAGACCTGCTGAAAGAGATCAACAGTATTTAA
- a CDS encoding N-acetylmuramoyl-L-alanine amidase: MNKWSGGVMLLAVMLATPTLAQEKSFIRLTQPGRQNSSVTTARQFLVGSTCKSCSLYVNDELQKVYPTGAFAIEVELDEGNNPFVIRSVSSAGDAISRTVSFSYHPPQAPEPVHSVDIAYIQTFPEGNLTVAPGDLVKFRVKALPGGTVTVGNNFTLTELPVSGSQTMPGIYQGTYSVQCSDPMINGRALPVVLKSGDREIRRNTTYSFTLMDPQAQPVIGKTTGDAPFLKYGLGEDRLGGARMEYLDTAVLLNITGKVGNDYRVKLAKNLNAYIPQEQVKLLPPGNFPPSSLSNSWRVWGDERFDYVTISFAQKLPYRSLQQIAPARIVLDVFGATANTNWITQLENAKEIKNVYYEQLEDDILRVNIELKHAQHWGYQIYYSGSALTVKVKRPPAKPGLAKLTIAVDAGHGGRNAGAQGPTGVYEKAMTLAVAAQLQKALLAEGAKVLMTRVNDSYVDNNYRVVSYRDKDPDLLVSIHLNSAADPIRIKGTSTYYKHIGFRPLSQHIYKHLLDLGLNEFGNIGSFNFALNSPTEYPNVLVETLFLSNPEDEMLILDAGFRKKLADKIVLGLKDFVAAAVASPQN, from the coding sequence ATGAACAAATGGTCAGGAGGAGTCATGCTGCTGGCGGTCATGCTGGCAACACCAACGCTCGCGCAGGAGAAAAGTTTTATCCGCCTCACGCAACCCGGAAGGCAGAACAGTTCGGTCACCACCGCCCGCCAGTTTCTCGTGGGCAGCACCTGCAAAAGCTGCAGCCTGTATGTGAATGATGAACTGCAAAAGGTGTATCCTACCGGCGCATTTGCCATTGAGGTGGAGTTGGACGAAGGCAACAATCCTTTTGTGATCAGATCCGTCAGCTCCGCCGGTGATGCCATATCGCGGACCGTAAGCTTCAGCTATCACCCGCCGCAGGCACCGGAGCCGGTGCACTCCGTCGATATTGCTTACATCCAGACCTTCCCTGAAGGCAACCTCACCGTTGCGCCGGGAGACCTTGTCAAATTCCGGGTAAAAGCCCTCCCCGGCGGAACCGTTACCGTAGGCAACAACTTCACCCTCACAGAGCTGCCCGTCAGCGGCAGCCAGACGATGCCGGGCATTTACCAGGGCACCTATTCCGTACAATGCAGCGATCCCATGATCAATGGGCGCGCTTTGCCTGTTGTGCTGAAAAGCGGCGACCGGGAGATCCGCCGCAACACCACTTACAGCTTCACCCTGATGGACCCGCAGGCCCAGCCCGTTATCGGCAAAACCACCGGCGATGCCCCTTTCCTCAAATACGGTCTGGGGGAAGACCGCCTTGGCGGCGCCAGGATGGAATACCTGGATACTGCCGTGCTGCTGAATATCACAGGTAAAGTAGGGAACGACTACCGGGTAAAGCTTGCCAAAAATCTTAATGCCTATATTCCGCAGGAACAGGTGAAACTGCTGCCACCTGGCAACTTTCCACCTTCCTCGCTGAGCAACTCCTGGCGCGTATGGGGAGATGAGCGTTTCGATTACGTGACCATCAGCTTCGCGCAAAAACTTCCCTACCGCAGCCTGCAGCAGATCGCTCCAGCCCGCATCGTGCTGGACGTATTCGGCGCCACCGCCAATACCAACTGGATCACCCAGCTGGAAAATGCAAAAGAGATCAAAAACGTGTATTACGAACAACTGGAAGATGATATCCTCCGCGTGAACATCGAGCTGAAACACGCCCAGCACTGGGGCTACCAGATCTACTACAGCGGCAGCGCCCTTACCGTGAAGGTGAAACGCCCGCCCGCAAAACCGGGCCTCGCCAAACTGACCATTGCCGTGGACGCAGGGCATGGCGGCAGGAACGCGGGCGCACAAGGCCCCACCGGCGTATATGAAAAGGCAATGACGCTTGCCGTGGCGGCACAGCTGCAAAAAGCGCTGCTGGCCGAAGGCGCCAAAGTACTGATGACAAGAGTGAATGATTCTTATGTGGACAATAACTACCGCGTAGTGTCTTACCGGGACAAGGACCCCGATCTCCTGGTGAGCATTCACCTCAATTCAGCCGCAGATCCCATCCGCATCAAAGGCACCAGCACCTATTACAAACACATCGGCTTCCGCCCCCTGAGCCAGCATATCTACAAACACCTGCTGGACCTGGGGCTGAACGAATTCGGCAATATCGGCAGCTTCAACTTTGCGCTCAACAGTCCCACCGAATACCCCAATGTACTGGTGGAAACGCTTTTTCTCAGCAATCCCGAGGATGAAATGCTGATCCTGGATGCCGGGTTCCGCAAAAAACTGGCGGACAAGATCGTGCTGGGTTTGAAGGATTTTGTGGCTGCAGCCGTGGCATCACCGCAAAACTGA
- a CDS encoding GH3 auxin-responsive promoter family protein, with protein MAIIGNLISRSLRIRKKFTFKLGTPRQYQLQVLRRLLEKAKHTQFGEHYGYEQILNSPTWVSQFRQKVPVHNYNKMHAEWWHKCLDGVANVSWPEKVKYFALSSGTSESASKHIPVTRDMLRTVKKVGVKQLYSMVNFNVPPKSFEKGILMLGGTTSLFEKGDYYEGDMSGIQAKNIPKWFRRFYKPGGSISRKPNWEQRIKLIVRKAPHWDVGTVCGVPAWVQIVLEEIIKYHNVRNIHEIWPNLAIYIHGGVSFEPYRDSFQKLLGKPITFIETYMASEGSFGFQARPGVRGIKLVLNAGIFYEFIPFNEENFDADGEVRPNPKSYMIHEVVEDVEYAVMLSTCAGAWRYLIGDVVKFTSVKEHEITIVGRTKQFLSLAGEHMSIDNMNKAIDNVQKKLGVTIREFTVAGFSYENLFAHRWYIGTDAANVDAAKVREIIDQTLSEVNDDYAVERTSALKEVFVEVLPNQVFLDYLRCKGKEGAMNKFPRVMKGAKLADWEQFLTTKAGVKA; from the coding sequence ATGGCCATCATTGGTAATCTAATTTCCAGATCCCTGCGGATAAGAAAGAAGTTCACTTTCAAATTGGGAACGCCCCGGCAGTATCAGTTGCAGGTATTGCGGCGGTTGCTGGAGAAAGCCAAGCATACCCAGTTTGGTGAACATTATGGATACGAGCAGATATTGAACAGCCCTACCTGGGTGAGCCAGTTCCGGCAGAAGGTTCCCGTGCATAACTACAACAAAATGCATGCGGAATGGTGGCATAAATGCCTGGATGGGGTGGCGAATGTCAGCTGGCCCGAAAAGGTAAAATATTTCGCCCTCAGCTCCGGTACTTCCGAATCCGCCAGCAAACATATTCCCGTTACAAGGGATATGCTCAGGACCGTGAAAAAGGTGGGCGTGAAGCAGCTGTATTCCATGGTGAACTTCAATGTGCCTCCGAAATCCTTCGAGAAGGGCATCCTCATGCTCGGCGGCACTACCTCCCTGTTTGAAAAAGGGGATTATTACGAGGGAGATATGAGCGGTATCCAGGCCAAGAACATCCCCAAATGGTTCCGCCGGTTCTATAAACCCGGCGGCAGCATTTCCCGGAAACCCAACTGGGAGCAGCGTATCAAGCTGATCGTACGGAAAGCCCCGCATTGGGACGTAGGTACGGTCTGCGGTGTACCGGCATGGGTACAGATCGTGCTGGAAGAGATCATCAAATACCACAACGTCAGGAATATACACGAAATATGGCCCAACCTGGCCATCTACATCCACGGTGGGGTGAGCTTTGAGCCTTACCGGGACAGTTTTCAGAAGCTGCTTGGGAAGCCTATTACCTTTATCGAGACTTACATGGCCTCCGAAGGCTCTTTCGGGTTCCAGGCCCGTCCGGGTGTTAGGGGCATCAAGCTGGTGCTGAACGCAGGCATCTTTTATGAGTTCATTCCTTTTAACGAGGAGAATTTTGATGCTGACGGCGAAGTACGGCCCAATCCCAAGTCTTACATGATCCACGAAGTGGTGGAAGATGTGGAATATGCTGTAATGCTGTCTACCTGTGCCGGCGCCTGGCGTTACCTGATCGGCGACGTCGTGAAATTCACTTCCGTAAAGGAACATGAGATCACCATCGTTGGCCGTACAAAGCAGTTCCTTAGCCTGGCCGGAGAGCATATGAGCATCGATAATATGAACAAGGCCATCGACAATGTGCAGAAGAAACTGGGCGTCACCATCCGGGAATTTACGGTAGCAGGCTTTTCGTATGAAAATCTGTTCGCGCACCGCTGGTATATTGGTACGGATGCCGCTAATGTAGATGCCGCTAAAGTGAGGGAGATCATTGACCAGACGCTGAGCGAGGTGAATGACGACTATGCGGTGGAGCGTACATCGGCGCTGAAGGAAGTTTTTGTGGAAGTGCTGCCGAACCAGGTATTCCTGGATTATCTGCGCTGCAAAGGCAAGGAAGGCGCCATGAATAAGTTCCCCAGGGTGATGAAAGGCGCGAAGCTGGCTGACTGGGAACAATTTCTGACCACCAAAGCAGGCGTGAAAGCATAA
- the thiL gene encoding thiamine-phosphate kinase, which produces MEERTEINDLGEFGLIDYLTRNIEISNAGTILGVGDDAAVIDHFGKQTVISTDMLVEGIHFDLMYTPLKHLGYKSVIVNLSDIYAMNATPTHITLSLAFSNRFSLEALTEFYDGVYAACDKYKVDLIGGDTTSSQKGFVISVTAIGEVAPDKFVKRSTAQKGDLLCVSGDLGAAYLGLTILEREKQIFLENPNIQPDLESQTYVIGRQLKPEARHDIISFLAGKEITPTAMMDVSDGLSSDILHICKQSELGCVLYEEKIPVHDDSRQLAMKLGLDPTACALSGGEDYELLFTMKQEDYDKITLNEEIAVIGYMTDAAEGAHIITQSNNKHQITAQGWNAFK; this is translated from the coding sequence ATGGAAGAGAGAACAGAAATCAATGACCTCGGGGAGTTCGGCCTGATCGACTACCTGACCCGCAATATCGAGATCAGCAATGCCGGCACCATCCTCGGCGTAGGGGACGATGCCGCCGTGATCGACCACTTCGGCAAACAAACCGTTATATCTACGGACATGCTGGTGGAGGGCATTCATTTTGACCTGATGTACACCCCGCTGAAACACCTCGGCTACAAATCGGTTATCGTGAACCTGTCGGACATCTATGCCATGAATGCCACGCCCACGCACATTACGCTGAGCCTGGCCTTCTCCAACCGCTTCTCGCTGGAAGCGCTCACCGAGTTTTATGACGGCGTATATGCGGCCTGCGACAAGTATAAGGTAGACCTGATCGGCGGGGATACCACCTCCTCCCAGAAAGGTTTTGTGATCAGCGTTACCGCCATCGGCGAAGTGGCGCCGGACAAGTTCGTGAAACGTTCCACCGCACAAAAAGGCGATCTGCTTTGCGTGTCCGGCGACCTGGGTGCCGCCTACCTCGGCCTCACCATACTGGAAAGGGAAAAACAGATCTTCCTGGAAAACCCCAATATCCAGCCGGACCTGGAAAGCCAGACCTATGTGATCGGCCGCCAGCTGAAACCCGAAGCCCGTCACGATATTATCTCCTTCCTGGCCGGCAAGGAGATCACCCCTACCGCCATGATGGACGTCAGCGACGGCCTCAGCTCGGATATCCTCCACATCTGTAAACAAAGCGAACTGGGCTGCGTGCTGTATGAGGAGAAGATACCTGTGCATGACGACAGCCGCCAGCTGGCCATGAAACTCGGCCTCGATCCCACTGCCTGCGCACTGAGCGGCGGAGAGGATTATGAACTGCTGTTCACCATGAAACAGGAAGATTATGACAAGATCACGCTGAATGAAGAGATCGCCGTGATCGGTTATATGACCGATGCCGCAGAAGGAGCGCACATCATCACCCAGAGCAACAACAAGCACCAGATCACCGCACAGGGCTGGAACGCGTTCAAATAA